In Alosa sapidissima isolate fAloSap1 chromosome 11, fAloSap1.pri, whole genome shotgun sequence, a single window of DNA contains:
- the LOC121724272 gene encoding trichohyalin isoform X1 — protein sequence MDMSERWRGVAGLLSPSDSTDDWGWDTSWAPKLLRESLRASSPLSLADLDGWGTRSHLKPQNSAWSFAGDFPGLGHRTKISTSSPGGHGRLQYKDPSGMRRWQSASRLAPDGAPRSSTPTVGSELRTALEQSGRRRSELLDRLREAQRRLDTQTDLLKARDSELQQNLNTTQRLELKQKQLAGALSTLEQKKDEAELSRFEESHHRGELQDKVLQLELDMLKLKSALGREGYTEHTPLTPHIPLSRTLPVTQQDFHKEGDRQVERELSRLREALKEAEQRAEHQEHEHEQTLQKLHTAKEAQLSALRQAEELNQTLGRSRRAQSELEEDLSDARSRLGQLELERGLMSTKVQRQEDSMEDLRARLTTALSDKDRLVQEKAELHQRAQGLQLQLERAERGREGFTDQVCELHTELAQAKTNASQHQRQRVLMEDEVHTARQLSEKLTSDLETARQRLEVTLSQLHHREAEKVIHTNQIAALEAERTQLIGEKEELMSSVHCQGQEVTVEEHLEVMKELRDRLLTLSESQDALQQKKEELEACCQGLEEQASVREAELQRQMEERQRLEAGLSKEKEELKRQEAGFSVEREELKRQATHWNGRWEEVAMKLRLTQAKLEESQREHEQEACKLREEATGMSQSVRTLQTELQRSKDDVSHLLKQKAQVEDAMEKLKSHADQSHADAQLRAEVETLKQQLKNERLRSQRERQEHTDSQVSLEQVDRELAQVRVELEQVWDMLRLRDSALEEQQQELQSARSQASQHSCEVERLRQQLADREQELKDRERAQGSVDRQRETERVEAQRTITALQHQPELSRSSVRGQEAGEEAAGEVESLRAQLEETRKRSEQLQQERDQAVQKLRSLKEVLQNKPERGPPSESRREKMAAPADPDQQRRLVTEQLKSLFKEREQLSGQGSDRSPGAHTRAGSPQRSRVIKGALEKRLERELFQDSDDQQGAAQTSNTGQYGGEGPQEQMSAVSAMCVGVSGLEHQRNNLLRATVKFREVPAAEIRNHGNTPAAILLSYQDCGHDEERNTHSHGEDGAYLATQVCVCDSQEEEEEEDEDEKKMMEEK from the exons ATGGACATGTCTGAGCGTTGGAGGGGCGTTGCAGGGCTTCTCTCCCCATCAGACAGCACCGATGACTGGGGGTGGGACACCAGCTGGGCCCCTAAGCTCCTCCGGGAGTCCCTCAGGGCCAGCAGTCCCCTCTCGCTGGCCGACCTGGATGGGTGGGGGACGAGGTCGCACCTCAAACCTCAG AACTCGGCGTGGAGTTTTGCTGGAGACTTTCCAGGTTTGGGCCATCGGACCAAAATCAGTACCAG TTCACCAGGTGGCCATGGCAGGCTGCAGTACAAAGACCCGTCCGGGATGCGGCGTTGGCAGTCCGCATCTCGCCTGGCCCCTGATGGTGCCCCACGGTCATCCACGCCCACCGTGGGCTCAGAACTGCGGACGGCACTGGAGCAGAGCGGGCGACGGCGGTCGGAGTTGCTTGACCGTCTACGGGAGGCCCAGCGGCGCCTGGATACCCAGACGGACCTCCTGAAGGCCAGAGACTCCGAGCTGCAGCAAAACCTGAACACCACACAGCGTCTGGAGCTCAAACAGAAG caGCTGGCCGGGGCGCTGAGCACCCTTGAGCAGAAGAAGGATGAGGCCGAGCTGAGTCGATTTGAGGAGAGCCATCACCGTGGAGAACTGCAGGACAA GGTTCTGCAGCTGGAGTTGGATATGCTGAAGTTGAAGTCTGCCCTGGGAAGGGAGGGTTACACTGAGCACACACCTCTCACACCCCACATCCCACTGAGCAGGACGCTGCCTGTCACCCAGCAGGATTTTCACAAGGAG GGGGACCGTCAGGTGGAGAGGGAGCTGAGCCGCCTGAGGGAGGCACTGAAGGAGGCCGAGCAGAGAGCGGAGCATCAGGAGCACGAGCACGAGCAGACGCTGCAGAAACTACACACAGCTAAAGAG GCCCAGCTGAGTGCCCTAAGGCAGGCTGAGGAGCTGAACCAGACCCTGGGTCGGTCCCGCAGGGCCCAGTCGGAACTGGAGGAGGACCTAAGCGACGCCCGCAGCCGATTGGGCCAGCTGGAGCTG GAGCGAGGCCTGATGTCCACTAAAGTCCAGCGGCAGGAGGACAGCATGGAGGACCTGAGGGCTCGACTCACTACCGCCCTCTCCGACAAAGACCGTCTGGTGCAG GAGAAGGCGGAGCTACACCAGCGGGCGCAGGGCCTACAGCTGCAGCTGGAGCGGGCAGAGAGGGGGCGCGAGGGCTTCACAGACCAGGTGTGTGAGCTCCACACGGAGCTCGCCCAGGCCAAGACGAACGCCAGCCAACACCAGCGCCAACGCGTGCTCATGGAGGATGAAGTCCACACAGCCAGACAG CTGAGTGAGaagttgacctctgaccttgagACGGCGAGACAGAGATTGGAGGTCACCTTGAGCCAGCTGCATCACCGGGAGGCGGAGAAGGTCATCCACACCAATCAGATCGCGGCTCTGGAGGCTGAGCGCACACAGCTAattggagagaaggaggagcttATGAGCTCTGTCCACTGTCAGGGTCAGGAGGTCACGGTAGAGGAACACCTGGAGGTCATGAAGGAGCTGAGGGACAGGCTCCTAACTCTCAG TGAATCCCAGGATGCCTTGCAGCAGAAGAAGGAGGAGCTTGAGGCCTGTTGCCAAGGTCTGGAGGAACAGGCCTCAGTGAGAGAGGCGGAGCTACAGAGGCAGATGGAGGAGAGGCAGCGGCTGGAGGCGGGGTTATctaaggagaaggaggagctaAAGAGGCAGGAGGCAGGGTTTTCTGTGGAGAGGGAGGAGCTGAAGAGGCAGGCCACCCACTGGAATGGGAGGTGGGAGGAGGTGGCCATGAAGCTCCGCCTCACGCAGGCAAAGCTGGAGGAGTCGCAGAGGGAGCACGAGCAGGAGGCCTGCAAA ctgagggaggaggccaCTGGAATGTCACAGTCTGTCAGGACCCTTCAGACCGAGCTGCAGAGAAGCAA AGATGATGTTAGCCATCTCCTCAAGCAGAAAGCTCAAGTTGAAGATGCCATGGAGAAACTCAAG AGCCATGCTGACCAGAGCCATGCTGACGCCCAGCTGAGGGCCGAGGTGGAGACGCTCAAACAGCAGCTGAAGAACGAGAGACTCAGGAGTCAGAGGGAGCGGCAGGAGCATACAGACAGTCAG GTGTCTCTAGAGCAGGTGGATCGTGAGCTGGCGCAGGTGAGGGTGGAGCTTGAGCAGGTGTGGGACATGCTCCGCCTCCGAGACTCAGCACtagaggagcagcagcaggagctgcAGTCGGCAAGGAGCCAG gcGTCTCAGCACAGCTgtgaggtggagagactgagacaGCAGTTGGCAGACAGGGAGCAGGAACTTAAAGACAG GGAACGTGCTCAGGGCAGTGTGGATAggcagagagagacggagagagttGAGGCCCAGAGGACCatcacagcactacagcaccag CCTGAGTTAAGCAGGTCCAGTgtgagagggcaggaggctggtGAGGAGGCTGCTGGAGAGGTGGAGTCCCTAAGAGCCCAGCTGGAGG AAACTAGGAAGCGATCCGAACAGCTCCAGCAGGAGAGAGACCAGGCGGTGCAAAAGCTGCGGAGTCTGAAAGAGGTCCTCCAG AACAAACCTGAGAGAGGCCCCCCCTctgagagcaggagggagaagATGGCGGCACCTGCTGACCCTGACCAGCAGAGGAGACTGGTCACTGAGCAG CTGAAGAGCCTGTTTAAGGAGCGGGAGCAGCTCAGTGGACAGGGGTCAGACAGGTCACCTGGCGCCCACACACGGGCAGGCTCACCACAAAGGTCAAGGGTCATCAAG GGGGCGCTGGAGAAGAGGCTGGAGCGGGAGCTGTTCCAGGACTCAGAtgaccagcagggggcagcacAGACTTCAAACACTGGACAGTATGGAGGAGAGGGACCTCAggaacag ATGTCCGCCGTGAGTgcgatgtgtgtgggtgtcagcGGTCTAGAACACCAACGCAACAACCTCCTCAGAG CCACAGTGAAGTTCCGTGAGGTCCCAGCAGCAGAGATTCGAAACCATGGCAACACCCCGGCAGCCATTCTTTTGTCATATCAGGACTGTGGCCATGAtgaagagagaaacacacactcccacggCGAGGACGGAGCGTATCTGgccacacaggtgtgtgtgtgtgactcccaagaggaggaagaggaggaggatgaggatgaaaaGAAGATGATGGAGGAAAAGTAA
- the LOC121724272 gene encoding trichohyalin isoform X2: MDMSERWRGVAGLLSPSDSTDDWGWDTSWAPKLLRESLRASSPLSLADLDGWGTRSHLKPQNSAWSFAGDFPGLGHRTKISTSSPGGHGRLQYKDPSGMRRWQSASRLAPDGAPRSSTPTVGSELRTALEQSGRRRSELLDRLREAQRRLDTQTDLLKARDSELQQNLNTTQRLELKQKQLAGALSTLEQKKDEAELSRFEESHHRGELQDKVLQLELDMLKLKSALGREGYTEHTPLTPHIPLSRTLPVTQQDFHKEGDRQVERELSRLREALKEAEQRAEHQEHEHEQTLQKLHTAKEAQLSALRQAEELNQTLGRSRRAQSELEEDLSDARSRLGQLELERGLMSTKVQRQEDSMEDLRARLTTALSDKDRLVQEKAELHQRAQGLQLQLERAERGREGFTDQVCELHTELAQAKTNASQHQRQRVLMEDEVHTARQLSEKLTSDLETARQRLEVTLSQLHHREAEKVIHTNQIAALEAERTQLIGEKEELMSSVHCQGQEVTVEEHLEVMKELRDRLLTLSESQDALQQKKEELEACCQGLEEQASVREAELQRQMEERQRLEAGLSKEKEELKRQEAGFSVEREELKRQATHWNGRWEEVAMKLRLTQAKLEESQREHEQEACKLREEATGMSQSVRTLQTELQRSKDDVSHLLKQKAQVEDAMEKLKSHADQSHADAQLRAEVETLKQQLKNERLRSQRERQEHTDSQVSLEQVDRELAQVRVELEQVWDMLRLRDSALEEQQQELQSARSQASQHSCEVERLRQQLADREQELKDRERAQGSVDRQRETERVEAQRTITALQHQPELSRSSVRGQEAGEEAAGEVESLRAQLEETRKRSEQLQQERDQAVQKLRSLKEVLQNKPERGPPSESRREKMAAPADPDQQRRLVTEQLKSLFKEREQLSGQGSDRSPGAHTRAGSPQRSRVIKGALEKRLERELFQDSDDQQGAAQTSNTGQYGGEGPQEQPQ; this comes from the exons ATGGACATGTCTGAGCGTTGGAGGGGCGTTGCAGGGCTTCTCTCCCCATCAGACAGCACCGATGACTGGGGGTGGGACACCAGCTGGGCCCCTAAGCTCCTCCGGGAGTCCCTCAGGGCCAGCAGTCCCCTCTCGCTGGCCGACCTGGATGGGTGGGGGACGAGGTCGCACCTCAAACCTCAG AACTCGGCGTGGAGTTTTGCTGGAGACTTTCCAGGTTTGGGCCATCGGACCAAAATCAGTACCAG TTCACCAGGTGGCCATGGCAGGCTGCAGTACAAAGACCCGTCCGGGATGCGGCGTTGGCAGTCCGCATCTCGCCTGGCCCCTGATGGTGCCCCACGGTCATCCACGCCCACCGTGGGCTCAGAACTGCGGACGGCACTGGAGCAGAGCGGGCGACGGCGGTCGGAGTTGCTTGACCGTCTACGGGAGGCCCAGCGGCGCCTGGATACCCAGACGGACCTCCTGAAGGCCAGAGACTCCGAGCTGCAGCAAAACCTGAACACCACACAGCGTCTGGAGCTCAAACAGAAG caGCTGGCCGGGGCGCTGAGCACCCTTGAGCAGAAGAAGGATGAGGCCGAGCTGAGTCGATTTGAGGAGAGCCATCACCGTGGAGAACTGCAGGACAA GGTTCTGCAGCTGGAGTTGGATATGCTGAAGTTGAAGTCTGCCCTGGGAAGGGAGGGTTACACTGAGCACACACCTCTCACACCCCACATCCCACTGAGCAGGACGCTGCCTGTCACCCAGCAGGATTTTCACAAGGAG GGGGACCGTCAGGTGGAGAGGGAGCTGAGCCGCCTGAGGGAGGCACTGAAGGAGGCCGAGCAGAGAGCGGAGCATCAGGAGCACGAGCACGAGCAGACGCTGCAGAAACTACACACAGCTAAAGAG GCCCAGCTGAGTGCCCTAAGGCAGGCTGAGGAGCTGAACCAGACCCTGGGTCGGTCCCGCAGGGCCCAGTCGGAACTGGAGGAGGACCTAAGCGACGCCCGCAGCCGATTGGGCCAGCTGGAGCTG GAGCGAGGCCTGATGTCCACTAAAGTCCAGCGGCAGGAGGACAGCATGGAGGACCTGAGGGCTCGACTCACTACCGCCCTCTCCGACAAAGACCGTCTGGTGCAG GAGAAGGCGGAGCTACACCAGCGGGCGCAGGGCCTACAGCTGCAGCTGGAGCGGGCAGAGAGGGGGCGCGAGGGCTTCACAGACCAGGTGTGTGAGCTCCACACGGAGCTCGCCCAGGCCAAGACGAACGCCAGCCAACACCAGCGCCAACGCGTGCTCATGGAGGATGAAGTCCACACAGCCAGACAG CTGAGTGAGaagttgacctctgaccttgagACGGCGAGACAGAGATTGGAGGTCACCTTGAGCCAGCTGCATCACCGGGAGGCGGAGAAGGTCATCCACACCAATCAGATCGCGGCTCTGGAGGCTGAGCGCACACAGCTAattggagagaaggaggagcttATGAGCTCTGTCCACTGTCAGGGTCAGGAGGTCACGGTAGAGGAACACCTGGAGGTCATGAAGGAGCTGAGGGACAGGCTCCTAACTCTCAG TGAATCCCAGGATGCCTTGCAGCAGAAGAAGGAGGAGCTTGAGGCCTGTTGCCAAGGTCTGGAGGAACAGGCCTCAGTGAGAGAGGCGGAGCTACAGAGGCAGATGGAGGAGAGGCAGCGGCTGGAGGCGGGGTTATctaaggagaaggaggagctaAAGAGGCAGGAGGCAGGGTTTTCTGTGGAGAGGGAGGAGCTGAAGAGGCAGGCCACCCACTGGAATGGGAGGTGGGAGGAGGTGGCCATGAAGCTCCGCCTCACGCAGGCAAAGCTGGAGGAGTCGCAGAGGGAGCACGAGCAGGAGGCCTGCAAA ctgagggaggaggccaCTGGAATGTCACAGTCTGTCAGGACCCTTCAGACCGAGCTGCAGAGAAGCAA AGATGATGTTAGCCATCTCCTCAAGCAGAAAGCTCAAGTTGAAGATGCCATGGAGAAACTCAAG AGCCATGCTGACCAGAGCCATGCTGACGCCCAGCTGAGGGCCGAGGTGGAGACGCTCAAACAGCAGCTGAAGAACGAGAGACTCAGGAGTCAGAGGGAGCGGCAGGAGCATACAGACAGTCAG GTGTCTCTAGAGCAGGTGGATCGTGAGCTGGCGCAGGTGAGGGTGGAGCTTGAGCAGGTGTGGGACATGCTCCGCCTCCGAGACTCAGCACtagaggagcagcagcaggagctgcAGTCGGCAAGGAGCCAG gcGTCTCAGCACAGCTgtgaggtggagagactgagacaGCAGTTGGCAGACAGGGAGCAGGAACTTAAAGACAG GGAACGTGCTCAGGGCAGTGTGGATAggcagagagagacggagagagttGAGGCCCAGAGGACCatcacagcactacagcaccag CCTGAGTTAAGCAGGTCCAGTgtgagagggcaggaggctggtGAGGAGGCTGCTGGAGAGGTGGAGTCCCTAAGAGCCCAGCTGGAGG AAACTAGGAAGCGATCCGAACAGCTCCAGCAGGAGAGAGACCAGGCGGTGCAAAAGCTGCGGAGTCTGAAAGAGGTCCTCCAG AACAAACCTGAGAGAGGCCCCCCCTctgagagcaggagggagaagATGGCGGCACCTGCTGACCCTGACCAGCAGAGGAGACTGGTCACTGAGCAG CTGAAGAGCCTGTTTAAGGAGCGGGAGCAGCTCAGTGGACAGGGGTCAGACAGGTCACCTGGCGCCCACACACGGGCAGGCTCACCACAAAGGTCAAGGGTCATCAAG GGGGCGCTGGAGAAGAGGCTGGAGCGGGAGCTGTTCCAGGACTCAGAtgaccagcagggggcagcacAGACTTCAAACACTGGACAGTATGGAGGAGAGGGACCTCAggaacag CCACAGTGA
- the edc3 gene encoding enhancer of mRNA-decapping protein 3 gives MAADWLGSLVSINCGPTLGVYQGEVSSVDQSSQTISLRQPFHNGVKCPVPEVTFSAMDIKDLKILNIHPGSSGNGITLAGSGGFAGLGGRSGGGGRAGGALVGSTPLVVPGLVEQRAGEGHGSPQQPCSKSYGERHMDMAGQTKGFRRRHNSWSSSSRGGNQATPKKNGLKNGGGQMKNKDDECFGDGMDDGLDEDFDFEGNLALFDKAAVFSQIDTSRSRGTPEKQAPVRYRHDENILEAKPVTYRQIAVPQPGAKEYCTDSGLVVPSITYELHKRLLSVAERHGLSLERRLEMTGVCASQMTLTLLGGPNRLTPKNVHQRPTVVLLCGPHVQGAQGVSCGRHLANHEVEVILFLPNFVKMLEAITSELSLFSKTGGKQVSSIKDLPASPVDLVINCLDSHENGFLRDQPWYRAAADWANQNRAPVLSIDPPVSGQEAAVEAKWSLSLGLPLPLSESVGRVYLCDIGVPKQVFQEVGIKYHSPFGCKFVIPLHSP, from the exons ATGGCAGCAGACTGGTTGGGCAGTCTTGTATCTATTAACTGTGGTCCAACACTCGGAGTGTACCAGGGAGAAGTGTCCTCGGTCGACCAGTCCAGCCAAACCATCTCTCTCCGGCAGCCTTTTCACAATGGAGTTAAGTGTCCTGTTCCGGAGGTCACGttcag TGCCATGGATATCAAGGACCTTAAGATCCTGAATATCCACCCCGGCAGCAGTGGAAATGGCATCACCTTGGCCGGCTCTGGCGGGTTTGCTGGGCTTGGTGGGCGCAGTGGTGGCGGAGGTAGGGCCGGAGGCGCCCTGGTTGGTAGCACCCCTTTGGTGGTGCCCGGCCTTGTGGAGCAGAGGGCGGGGGAGGGGCACGGGTCCCCCCAGCAACCCTGCTCCAAGAGCTACGGCGAGAGACACATGGACATGGCCGGCCAGACCAAAGGCTTCCGCCGCAGACACAACTCCT ggTCGTCCAGCAGCCGGGGAGGGAACCAGGCCACACCAAAGAAGAACGGGCTGAAGAACGGCGGTGGCCAGATGAAGAACAAAGACGACGAGTGTTTCGGGGACGGGATGGACGACGGCTTAGACGaggactttgactttgagggcAACCTGGCGCTGTTCGACAAGGCAGCGGTCTTCTCCCAGATCGATACGTCACGATCGCGAGGCACGCCGGAGAAACAGGCACCAGTGCGGTACCGGCATGACGAGAACATTCTGGAAGCTAAACCCGTCACTTACCGGCAGATAGCAGTGCCCCAGCCTGGTGCCAAAGAGTACTGTACAG ACTCTGGGCTCGTGGTGCCCAGCATCACGTACGAGCTGCACAAGCGCCTGCTGAGCGTGGCGGAGAGGCACGGCCTTTCCCTGGAGCGCCGGCTCGAGATGACCGGGGTCTGCGCCAGCCAGATGACCCTCACACTGCTGGGAGGACCAAACAG GCTGACCCCTAAGAACGTGCACCAGCGTCCAACGGTGGTGCTGCTATGCGGGCCCCACGTGCAGGGTGCTCAGGGCGTCAGCTGCGGCCGCCACCTGGCCAATCATGAGGTGGAGGTCATCCTCTTCCTGCCCAACTTCGTCAAGATGCTGGAGGCCATCACCAGTGAGCTCTCGCTTTTCTCCAAGACGGGAGGGAAGCAGGTGTCCAGTATCAAAG ATCTGCCTGCCAGCCCAGTGGACCTGGTGATCAACTGCCTGGACAGCCACGAGAACGGCTTCCTGCGAGACCAGCCCTGGTATCGTGCTGCGGCCGACTGGGCCAACCAGAACCGGGCGCCGGTGTTGAGCATCGACCCGCCAGTGAGTGGGCAGGAGGCGGCGGTCGAGGCCAAGTGGTCACTGTCTCTCGGGCTGCCGCTGCCGCTGTCTGAGAGCGTTGGACGCGTCTACCTGTGCGACATCGGGGTGCCCAAACAGGTGTTCCAGGAGGTGGGCATCAAGTACCACTCCCCGTTCGGCTGCAAGTTCGTCATCCCGCTGCACTCACCGTAG